A single window of Kitasatospora sp. HUAS MG31 DNA harbors:
- a CDS encoding GAF domain-containing protein, translating into MTQRTESPATPVPDADPAARELLQSVVDVARAIFGAQASSVFLLDESAHELVFQAVSGRGEEFLVGRRFPADRGIAGWVASSGEPMVVDNLSDSAAFDRSLARSTEYVPDAMMAAPLIHGDRVIGVLQVLDPAPQARASLPELDLLFLFARQAAAALRIVADRMGGPGDRTGLGPDRRATAVRLVAELEQLLTGAPD; encoded by the coding sequence ATGACCCAGCGAACCGAATCCCCCGCCACGCCCGTCCCGGACGCGGACCCGGCGGCGCGCGAACTGCTCCAGTCGGTGGTCGACGTGGCCCGCGCGATCTTCGGCGCCCAGGCCAGCTCGGTGTTCCTGCTCGACGAGTCCGCCCACGAACTGGTCTTCCAGGCCGTCTCCGGCCGGGGCGAGGAGTTCCTGGTCGGCCGCCGGTTCCCGGCCGACCGGGGCATCGCCGGCTGGGTGGCCAGCTCCGGCGAGCCCATGGTGGTCGACAACCTCTCCGACAGCGCCGCCTTCGACCGCTCGCTCGCCCGGTCCACCGAGTACGTGCCGGACGCCATGATGGCGGCGCCGCTGATCCACGGCGACCGGGTGATCGGGGTGCTCCAGGTCCTCGACCCGGCGCCGCAGGCCCGCGCCAGCCTGCCCGAACTGGACCTGCTCTTCCTGTTCGCGCGGCAGGCCGCCGCCGCCCTGCGGATCGTCGCCGACCGGATGGGCGGCCCCGGCGACCGTACGGGCCTCGGCCCGGACCGCCGCGCCACCGCCGTCCGCCTGGTCGCCGAACTCGAGCAGCTCCTCACCGGCGCCCCGGACTGA
- a CDS encoding S8 family peptidase, which yields MTTAATPAPGTAPSAAPGGLTWSLRGRRPEDIPVPADTGWAPPAGAAAPGTGRGIRVCVVDSGVERDHPMIGPLDGSWVVVKDADGAIEVRETDTGDTCGHGTACAGIIRRTAPDCELHSVRVLGERFSGTGDILLAGLRWAVRQGFDVINLSLSTTRVRFAEELHALADEAYFNRAVIVASAHNTPVESFPWRFASVISVGSHQEDDPELYLYNPDPPVEFFAAGQNVEVPWLGGGTIRTTGNSFATPYVAGLCARILSAHPRMTTFQLKNALYLSAANVQVGPTASRGA from the coding sequence ATGACGACCGCGGCAACCCCGGCCCCCGGGACCGCCCCGAGCGCCGCACCGGGCGGTCTCACCTGGAGCCTGCGGGGCAGACGCCCCGAGGACATTCCGGTGCCCGCCGACACCGGCTGGGCGCCGCCGGCCGGGGCCGCCGCACCGGGCACCGGACGCGGGATCCGGGTCTGCGTGGTGGACTCCGGGGTGGAGCGGGACCACCCGATGATCGGCCCGCTGGACGGCTCCTGGGTGGTGGTCAAGGACGCGGACGGCGCCATCGAGGTCCGGGAGACCGACACCGGCGACACCTGCGGCCACGGCACCGCCTGCGCAGGGATCATCCGCCGCACCGCGCCCGACTGCGAGCTGCACAGCGTCCGGGTGCTCGGCGAACGCTTCTCCGGCACCGGGGACATCCTGCTCGCCGGCCTGCGCTGGGCCGTCCGCCAGGGCTTCGACGTGATCAACCTCAGCCTGTCCACCACCCGGGTCCGGTTCGCCGAGGAGCTGCACGCCCTCGCCGACGAGGCGTACTTCAACCGGGCGGTGATCGTCGCCTCGGCGCACAACACCCCGGTGGAGAGCTTCCCCTGGCGGTTCGCCTCGGTCATCTCGGTGGGCAGCCACCAGGAGGACGACCCGGAGCTGTACCTCTACAACCCCGACCCGCCGGTGGAGTTCTTCGCCGCGGGCCAGAACGTCGAGGTGCCCTGGCTGGGCGGCGGCACCATCCGCACCACCGGCAACAGCTTCGCCACCCCGTACGTCGCCGGCCTGTGCGCCCGGATCCTCTCGGCGCACCCCCGGATGACCACCTTCCAGCTGAAGAACGCGCTCTACCTTTCCGCGGCCAACGTCCAGGTCGGTCCGACCGCCAGCAGAGGTGCCTGA
- a CDS encoding adenylate/guanylate cyclase domain-containing protein — protein sequence MNCSSCRSALPPDARFCPSCGAPCAPAGPAAAVEGRKVVTVLFCDLVGSTALSGRLDPETLRSVTLRYFELMRQQIEAHGGTLEKFIGDAVMAVFGVPAVREDDARRAVAAALGMVGALERLNTELDAALGVRLTVRIGVNTGRVVTGSDSSARQALVSGEVVNVAARLEQNAGPGEILIGPDTRLAGGPAVRVEEVGPLHLKGKAEPVTAYRLLGLGDDAPELLRRFDVRFVGRDAELAELDAALERAVTGGTQRLLVHGEAGQGKTRLVREWLDRAAARTAVHGAGRCRPYGDQGSLRPLADAVAPLLGHRQAGGGPADPEVLCDLLGVIDPDERAALAEALAVLAAGLLLDGTPDPSLEDTCAALVRVLTAVARRRPVVLVVDDCHWAGPVLLEVLDRLARDLGPAPVLMLGLARPEILDGTPPGGRQLLLSGLSDRESAVLAAELVEVGTHGELPESLLERSGGNPLHLEQLLATVSETGSRDELPPTVQALLGARIDALGAAERLALDLGAVVGREFDADELAVLAADRGGSVPAALLGLSRRRLVEPGPGGGGLPFRFTSGLVQEITYQSMSKRSRAERHERAAQLPSVRAAGAGAVGGHLERAHRLRSELGLLDEGTERLRTAAAEALTRAGGQALARADLSWAEDLLTRALALHPPAAHTPTGLGAARRLGEVKLALGRTAEGRALLAEVAAGAADPVEAAHARLALAGPGRAGEAEPPAAAARALLPVFEAAADDLGQARACLRLAQDHQVQGRHGEADRFLVRALSHAVRADGEAERAAALGAMGVSLWRGPEPVPQAVARCRTLLAEHGRRRRTVRVTLNCPLAILLALHGQPDAARDRLAEAGRLARELGYAEARVFLPVFAATVETLAGHRPRAIEELDAAAAAARELGAGALLGTVALESARLLLDAEEWSAARHALAPAEAGGARPHAETVDLDGLRARLAAADGDAGRALRLADQAVAAAERTDSPVLQGNAALDRAHVLRLLGRPAEAATAAAVARARFTAKGHLPGVGWTDRFLPAAGQDRAPYPHREEQPS from the coding sequence ATGAACTGCTCCAGCTGCCGGAGCGCGCTGCCCCCCGACGCCCGGTTCTGCCCGTCCTGCGGCGCGCCCTGCGCCCCGGCCGGGCCGGCCGCCGCGGTGGAGGGGCGCAAGGTCGTCACCGTGCTCTTCTGCGACCTGGTGGGCTCCACCGCCCTGTCCGGCCGCCTGGACCCGGAGACCCTCCGGTCGGTGACCCTGCGCTACTTCGAGCTGATGCGGCAGCAGATCGAGGCGCACGGCGGCACGCTGGAGAAGTTCATCGGGGACGCGGTGATGGCGGTGTTCGGCGTGCCGGCCGTCCGGGAGGACGACGCCCGGCGGGCGGTGGCCGCGGCCCTGGGCATGGTCGGGGCGCTGGAGCGGCTCAACACCGAGCTGGACGCCGCGCTCGGGGTCCGGCTCACCGTCCGGATCGGGGTCAACACCGGCCGGGTGGTGACCGGTTCGGACTCCTCCGCGCGGCAGGCGCTGGTCTCCGGCGAGGTGGTCAACGTCGCCGCCCGGCTGGAGCAGAACGCCGGCCCGGGCGAGATCCTGATCGGCCCGGACACCCGGCTGGCCGGCGGACCCGCCGTCCGGGTCGAGGAGGTCGGGCCGCTCCACCTCAAGGGCAAGGCCGAGCCGGTCACCGCGTACCGGCTGCTGGGGCTCGGCGACGACGCCCCGGAGCTGCTGCGCCGGTTCGACGTCCGGTTCGTCGGCCGGGACGCCGAACTCGCCGAGCTGGACGCCGCGTTGGAGCGGGCCGTGACCGGCGGGACGCAGCGGCTGCTGGTCCACGGCGAGGCCGGGCAGGGCAAGACCCGGCTGGTCAGGGAGTGGCTTGACCGAGCCGCCGCCCGGACCGCCGTGCACGGCGCCGGCCGCTGCCGCCCGTACGGCGACCAGGGCAGCCTGCGGCCGCTGGCCGACGCCGTCGCCCCGCTGCTCGGGCACCGGCAGGCCGGGGGCGGCCCCGCCGACCCGGAGGTGCTCTGCGACCTGCTCGGGGTGATCGACCCGGACGAGCGGGCCGCGCTGGCGGAGGCGCTGGCCGTGCTCGCCGCCGGCCTGCTGCTCGACGGCACCCCCGACCCCTCGCTGGAGGACACCTGCGCGGCCCTGGTCCGGGTGCTCACCGCGGTGGCCCGGCGGCGGCCGGTGGTCCTGGTGGTGGACGACTGCCACTGGGCCGGACCGGTGCTGCTGGAGGTGCTCGACCGGCTGGCCCGCGACCTGGGCCCGGCCCCCGTGCTGATGCTCGGCCTGGCCCGCCCCGAGATCCTGGACGGCACCCCGCCGGGCGGGCGGCAGCTGCTGCTCTCCGGCCTGTCCGACCGTGAATCCGCGGTGCTGGCCGCCGAGTTGGTCGAGGTGGGCACGCACGGCGAGCTTCCCGAGAGCCTGCTGGAGCGGTCCGGCGGCAACCCGCTGCACCTGGAGCAGCTGCTGGCCACGGTCTCCGAGACCGGGTCCCGGGACGAGCTGCCGCCCACCGTCCAGGCCCTGCTCGGCGCCCGGATCGACGCCCTGGGGGCGGCCGAGCGGCTGGCCCTGGACCTGGGCGCGGTGGTCGGCCGCGAGTTCGACGCCGACGAGCTGGCCGTACTCGCCGCCGACCGCGGCGGATCCGTCCCGGCGGCGCTGCTCGGGCTGAGCCGCCGCCGGCTGGTGGAGCCCGGGCCTGGTGGCGGCGGCCTGCCGTTCCGGTTCACCAGCGGCCTGGTCCAGGAGATCACCTACCAGAGCATGTCCAAGCGGTCGCGGGCCGAGCGGCACGAGCGGGCCGCCCAGCTGCCCTCGGTCCGGGCCGCCGGCGCGGGCGCGGTCGGCGGGCACCTGGAGCGGGCCCACCGGCTGCGCAGCGAACTGGGCCTGCTGGACGAGGGCACCGAACGCCTGCGCACCGCCGCCGCCGAAGCGCTGACCCGGGCCGGCGGCCAGGCCCTCGCCCGCGCCGACCTCTCCTGGGCCGAGGACCTGCTCACCCGCGCCCTCGCCCTGCACCCGCCGGCCGCGCACACCCCCACCGGCCTCGGCGCCGCCCGCCGGCTCGGCGAGGTGAAGCTCGCCCTGGGCCGGACCGCCGAGGGCAGGGCCCTGCTGGCCGAGGTGGCGGCCGGCGCCGCCGACCCGGTCGAGGCCGCCCACGCCCGGCTCGCCCTGGCCGGCCCGGGCCGGGCGGGCGAGGCCGAGCCCCCGGCGGCCGCGGCCCGCGCGCTGCTCCCGGTCTTCGAGGCCGCCGCCGACGACCTCGGCCAGGCCCGGGCCTGCCTGCGGCTGGCCCAGGACCACCAGGTGCAGGGCCGGCACGGCGAGGCCGACCGGTTCCTGGTCCGGGCGCTCTCCCACGCGGTCCGCGCCGACGGCGAGGCGGAACGCGCCGCCGCCCTCGGCGCGATGGGCGTCTCGCTCTGGCGCGGCCCGGAGCCCGTCCCGCAGGCGGTGGCCCGCTGCCGGACGCTGCTCGCCGAGCACGGCCGCCGCCGGCGGACCGTCCGGGTCACCCTGAACTGCCCGCTGGCCATCCTGCTCGCCCTGCACGGGCAGCCGGACGCCGCCCGCGACCGCCTGGCGGAGGCCGGCCGCCTCGCCCGGGAGCTCGGGTACGCCGAGGCGCGGGTGTTCCTGCCGGTGTTCGCCGCGACCGTGGAGACCCTGGCGGGCCACCGGCCGCGCGCCATCGAGGAGTTGGACGCGGCGGCCGCCGCCGCCCGGGAGCTCGGCGCCGGCGCGCTGCTGGGCACCGTGGCGCTGGAGTCCGCCCGGCTGCTGCTGGACGCCGAGGAGTGGTCCGCCGCCCGGCACGCCCTGGCGCCGGCCGAGGCGGGCGGCGCCCGGCCGCACGCCGAGACGGTGGACCTGGACGGCCTGCGGGCCCGGCTGGCCGCCGCCGACGGGGACGCCGGACGCGCCCTGCGGCTGGCCGACCAGGCCGTCGCCGCCGCCGAACGGACCGACTCCCCGGTGCTCCAGGGGAACGCCGCCCTCGACCGGGCCCACGTCCTGCGGCTGCTGGGCCGGCCCGCGGAGGCGGCCACCGCGGCCGCCGTCGCGCGGGCCCGGTTCACGGCCAAGGGCCACCTGCCGGGCGTTGGCTGGACCGACCGGTTCCTGCCGGCCGCGGGACAGGACCGGGCCCCGTACCCGCACAGAGAGGAACAGCCGTCATGA
- a CDS encoding aroma-sacti cluster domain-containing protein, with amino-acid sequence MTDRENTLRSLEAAGFAVHAFTEEQQEVLQALTPHELAVLVDIKGRLDEVGPEVQAHGEIAGGALF; translated from the coding sequence ATGACGGACCGTGAGAACACCCTCCGCAGCCTGGAAGCGGCCGGCTTCGCGGTGCACGCGTTCACCGAGGAGCAGCAGGAGGTGCTGCAGGCGCTCACCCCGCACGAACTCGCCGTGCTGGTCGACATCAAGGGCCGGCTGGACGAGGTCGGCCCCGAGGTGCAGGCGCACGGGGAGATCGCCGGCGGCGCGCTGTTCTGA
- a CDS encoding iron-containing redox enzyme family protein: MSAAASAAASASTASTASVALRAKLALARPAVTAATDALWRPAGLGPRYLRYLAAMHQLIRASVPLMERAAVRCAELGPADPVAGPLGRYLREHAEEERGHDDWLLADLAAAGADPAELLAAVPPPAVAELAGAQYYWIEHHHPVALLGYVAALEGNAPAPWLADRLAAGTGLPPAAFRTVREHAELDGGHLAALDALLDALPLTAAAEAAIGLSALHTAHGITRLFLGLAADPAPGDPTEGGTR, translated from the coding sequence ATGAGCGCCGCCGCCTCCGCCGCCGCCTCCGCCTCCACCGCCTCCACCGCTTCCGTCGCGCTGCGCGCCAAGCTCGCCCTGGCCCGGCCCGCGGTCACCGCCGCGACCGACGCCCTGTGGCGGCCCGCCGGGCTCGGCCCCCGGTACCTGCGCTACCTGGCCGCGATGCACCAGCTGATCCGGGCCTCCGTCCCGCTGATGGAACGGGCCGCCGTACGGTGCGCCGAACTCGGCCCCGCCGACCCGGTGGCCGGGCCGCTCGGCCGCTACCTCCGGGAGCACGCCGAGGAGGAGCGCGGCCACGACGACTGGCTGCTCGCCGACCTCGCCGCGGCCGGCGCCGACCCGGCGGAGCTGCTCGCCGCCGTCCCGCCGCCGGCCGTCGCCGAGCTGGCCGGCGCCCAGTACTACTGGATCGAGCACCACCACCCGGTCGCCCTGCTCGGGTACGTCGCGGCCCTGGAGGGCAACGCCCCCGCGCCCTGGCTGGCCGACCGGCTGGCCGCCGGGACCGGGCTGCCGCCGGCCGCCTTCCGGACCGTCCGCGAGCACGCCGAACTCGACGGCGGCCACCTCGCCGCGCTCGACGCGCTGCTCGACGCCCTGCCGCTGACCGCCGCCGCCGAGGCCGCGATCGGCCTCAGCGCCCTGCACACCGCCCACGGCATCACCCGCCTGTTCCTCGGACTCGCCGCCGACCCGGCACCCGGGGACCCCACCGAAGGAGGCACGAGATGA